One Vulpes lagopus strain Blue_001 chromosome 17, ASM1834538v1, whole genome shotgun sequence DNA segment encodes these proteins:
- the GMNC gene encoding geminin coiled-coil domain-containing protein 1 — MNSVLPCQDQYFVGGQSYNCPYSTTTSESSVDVSTETWVSFWAAGLLDDREPQQAPQAQESSSDSNYPVPNSCSWEEAQLSSQLYRNKQLQDTLVQKEEELARLHEENNHLRQYLNSAVVKCLEEKAKKLLSSDEFSKACGQFRKRKRKPREQRYFPPEIPHHKNAKRNLSSEFANCEEQPGPPVDPWVLQTLGLKDLNTIDDTLSANYSAFFSHPRRTASTFPSFLDGAVDYENIPREDLPINYGGDGATPSHSTARPREDFHFLSQLSNPPGGLQTPPYYTSDVSPNKTEMAFSTSLSPHCNVKTHSFHQGQAFVCRDEEGGWKFTWVPKQS; from the exons ATG AACTCCGTTCTGCCTTGCCAAGACCAGTACTTTGTAGGAGGCCAGAGCTATAATTGCCCGTATTCCACTACAACGTCAGAATCTAGTGTTGACGTTTCCACGGAGACTTGGGTCTCTTTCTGGGCTGCTGGTCTCCTGGACGACAGAGAGCCCCAACAAGCACCACAGGCACAGG AATCATCCAGTGACTCCAATTACCCTGTTCCTAACTCATGTTCGTGGGAAGAGGCTCAGCTTTCCTCTCAGCTCTACAGAAATAAGCAG CTCCAAGACACTCTAGTGCAGAAGGAAGAAGAACTCGCTAGGTTACACGAAGAGAATAATCATCTCAGACAATACCTGAATTCTGCTGTGGTTAAATGTCTTGAGGAAAAGGCCAAG AAATTGCTGTCATCAGATGAGTTCTCCAAAGCATGTGGAcaattcagaaagagaaagaggaaacccaGAGAGCAAAGATATTTTCCTCCTGAGATCCCCCATCACAAAAATGCCAAGAGAAACCTCTCTAGTGAATTTGCTAACTGTGAAGAACAACCCGGGCCCCCTGTGGATCCCTGGGTTCTTCAGACACTTGGGTTAAAAGACCTCAACACCATCGATGACACTTTATCAGCTAACTACAGTGCCTTCTTTTCTCATCCCAGAAGAACTGCCAGCACATTTCCCTCATTTCTGGATGGTGCAGTTGATTATGAAAATATCCCCAGGGAGGATCTGCCAATTAACTATGGAGGTGACGGAGCAACCCCCTCACATAGCACTGCCAGGCCCAGGGAAGATTTCCACTTCCTTTCTCAACTTTCAAACCCTCCAGGAGGGCTGCAAACTCCTCCTTACTATACTTCTGATGTGTCACCCAATAAAACAGAGATGGCCTTTTCCACATCCCTGAGCCCTCACTGTAATGTGAAAACTCATTCCTTCCACCAGGGACAAGCCTTTGTTTGTCGAGATGAGGAGGGAGGTTGGAAGTTTACCTGGGTCCCTAAGCAGTCTTAG